The proteins below are encoded in one region of Anaeromicrobium sediminis:
- a CDS encoding monovalent cation/H(+) antiporter subunit G, with translation MALIIKSGFNLFSTRLFLILIFIMMTSPISNHIIVRSAYFNGIQIKGDNEK, from the coding sequence ATAGCTTTAATTATTAAATCTGGATTCAATTTATTTTCAACAAGATTATTTCTAATTCTAATTTTTATAATGATGACTAGCCCAATAAGTAATCATATTATCGTTAGATCTGCATATTTTAATGGAATTCAAATAAAGGGAGATAATGAAAAATGA